In Hemicordylus capensis ecotype Gifberg chromosome 3, rHemCap1.1.pri, whole genome shotgun sequence, one DNA window encodes the following:
- the LOC128352003 gene encoding uncharacterized protein LOC128352003 yields MPNAGTGCIQVPQNTIHKISPLRKAETDLIIIAAGMTSQLQVMDVSCNRLFKQLLRKKWVEWVYAGLRTLTPSGCRKKLVLFVIIHQDVIIASREAWEAIDAAIIWQGFKKCCLMNGMGDSEDDDDDDDDDDDDDDDDDDDFYIYIPLFLQGAQSGVLHSLRVRFESTDSETEFEGFAEDNRDGVPCQLSNNETPPRYEPRGCPPVL; encoded by the coding sequence ATGCCAAATGCTGGTACTGGATGCATTCAGGTGCCACAGAACACCATCCATAAAATCAGTCCTCTCCGAAAAGCAGAGACTGACCTTATAATCATCGCAGCAGGGATGACGAGCcagttgcaggtcatggatgTGAGCTGCAATCGGCTGTTCAAGCAGCTATTGCGGAAGAAATGGGTGGAGTGGGTGTACGCTGGGCTAAGAACACTTACCCCATCAGGCTGTCGGAAGAAGCTAGTCCTTTTTGTTATCATCCATCAAGATGTTATCATCGCATCAAGAGAGGCGTGGGAGGCAATAGATGCTGCCATTATATGGCAGGGGTTCAAGAAATGCTGCCTAATGAATGGGATGGGAGActctgaagatgatgatgatgatgatgatgatgatgatgatgatgatgatgatgatgatgatgatttttacatttatatcccgctcttcctccaaggagcccagagcggtgtactacatagccTTCGGGTGAGATTTGAAtccactgattcagagacagaaTTTGAAGGTTTTGCTGAAGACAACAGAGATGGGGTTCCCTGTCAGTTATCCAACAATGAAACCCCACCTCGCTATGAGCCCAGAGGCTGCCCCCCAGTCCTCTGA